A genomic stretch from Chryseobacterium sp. SNU WT5 includes:
- a CDS encoding deoxyhypusine synthase family protein, with protein MSKPITEFIEKYYLHFNSAALVDASKGYVAHLKDGGKMMITLAGAMSTAEIGKILAEMIRQDKVHIISCTGANLEEDLMNLVAHSHYKRVPNYRDLTPQEEWDLMEKGLNRVTDTCIPEEEAFRRLQEHIVKIWKDAEANGERFFPHEYMYKMILSGVLEQYYEIPRENSWMIAAAEKNLPIVVPGWEDSTMGNIFASYCIKGELKSSTVKSGIEYMMYLADWYPKNSGGKGVGFFQVGGGIAGDFPICVVPMLYQDMEMTDTPFWSYFCQISDSTTSYGSYSGAVPNEKITWGKLDITTPKYIVESDATICAPLMFSYILENS; from the coding sequence ATGAGTAAACCGATTACGGAATTTATCGAAAAATATTATCTGCATTTTAATTCTGCAGCTTTGGTAGATGCTTCAAAGGGATATGTTGCCCATTTGAAAGATGGCGGAAAAATGATGATCACTCTAGCTGGTGCAATGTCAACTGCCGAGATTGGGAAAATTTTAGCTGAAATGATTCGTCAGGACAAAGTGCATATTATTTCTTGTACAGGTGCGAACTTAGAAGAAGATTTGATGAATTTGGTTGCACATTCTCATTACAAAAGGGTGCCAAACTACCGAGATTTAACGCCCCAAGAAGAGTGGGATTTGATGGAGAAAGGTTTGAATCGTGTTACTGATACTTGCATCCCAGAAGAGGAGGCTTTCCGAAGATTGCAGGAACATATCGTGAAAATCTGGAAAGATGCCGAAGCGAATGGAGAGCGGTTTTTCCCACATGAATACATGTATAAAATGATTTTGTCAGGAGTTTTGGAGCAGTATTATGAAATTCCAAGAGAGAATTCCTGGATGATCGCTGCTGCAGAGAAAAACTTGCCGATTGTTGTTCCAGGTTGGGAAGATTCCACCATGGGAAATATCTTCGCCAGTTACTGTATCAAAGGTGAGTTGAAGTCTTCTACTGTGAAATCGGGAATTGAATACATGATGTATTTAGCAGATTGGTATCCGAAAAATTCAGGTGGAAAAGGCGTTGGTTTCTTCCAGGTTGGAGGTGGAATCGCTGGTGATTTCCCAATTTGTGTGGTTCCGATGTTGTATCAAGATATGGAAATGACGGACACGCCTTTCTGGTCTTATTTCTGTCAGATCTCGGATTCAACAACTTCTTACGGATCTTACTCCGGAGCTGTTCCTAATGAGAAAATCACTTGGGGAAAACTGGATATCACTACGCCCAAATATATCGTTGAAAGTGATGCAACCATTTGTGCACCATTGATGTTCTCTTATATTTTAGAGAATTCTTAG
- a CDS encoding MGMT family protein, producing MNELFKKQVFEVIMMIPEGRVTSYGAIAKAVGYTHHARHVGNALRNYDEDFPAHRVCNSSGRITASCERDFVGKLKTEGVEVKDGKIQNFKKVFWNPLEEL from the coding sequence GTGAACGAACTATTCAAAAAACAGGTCTTTGAAGTCATCATGATGATTCCCGAAGGAAGAGTTACGAGTTACGGCGCAATTGCAAAAGCGGTTGGCTATACTCATCATGCAAGACATGTTGGTAATGCGCTGCGAAATTATGATGAAGATTTTCCGGCGCATCGCGTTTGTAATTCTTCAGGTAGAATTACGGCAAGTTGTGAACGGGATTTCGTGGGAAAATTAAAAACAGAAGGTGTAGAAGTGAAAGACGGAAAAATCCAGAATTTCAAAAAAGTGTTTTGGAACCCGCTGGAGGAATTATAG
- the htpG gene encoding molecular chaperone HtpG: protein MTKGNINVSVENIFPLIKKFLYSDHEIFLRELISNATDATLKLKHLTSIGEAKTDYGNPMIEVRIDKEAKTLRIIDQGIGMTAEEVEKYINQVAFSGAEEFLEKYKDSAKDSGIIGHFGLGFYSAFMVAEKVEIVTKSYKDESAVRWICDGSPEYTLEETTDKTDRGTEIILHIAEDSTEFLEESKIRELLLKYNKFMPVPIKFGTKTETLHLAEDAAEDAKAETVEVDNIINNPTPAWTKAPSELSDADYKEFYHELYPMQFEEPLFNIHLNVDYPFNLTGILYFPKLTNGLNIEKDKIQLYQNQVYVTDEVKGIVPDFLMLLRGVIDSPDIPLNVSRSYLQADGAVKKISSYITKKVADKMVSLFNENREDYEQKWNDIKIVIEYGMISEDKFFDKSDKFALYPTTDGKYYLWSELEEKVKPMQTDKDGNFVILYATNADDQHSYIQSAKDKGYEVLLLDSPIVPHVIQKLEQSKDKISFARVDADHVNNLIKKEDAAISKLNDEEKESLKKNITEAVNDTKFTVQVEDLESTEAPFMITQPEFMRRMKDMQATGGGGGMFGMSGFPEMYNLVVNSNSELAAEILKNEDAESKITKIKHALDLAKLSQNLLKGKDLTDFIQRSYQQLSK, encoded by the coding sequence ATGACAAAAGGAAATATTAATGTATCGGTGGAAAATATTTTTCCCTTAATCAAGAAGTTTTTGTACAGCGATCACGAAATTTTCTTGCGCGAACTTATTTCTAACGCGACAGACGCAACTTTGAAATTGAAGCATCTGACGAGTATTGGTGAAGCCAAGACGGATTATGGAAATCCGATGATTGAAGTTAGAATTGATAAAGAAGCAAAAACACTTCGCATTATTGACCAAGGAATAGGAATGACGGCGGAGGAAGTTGAAAAATACATCAACCAGGTGGCCTTTTCCGGTGCGGAAGAGTTCTTGGAAAAATATAAAGATTCCGCTAAAGATTCGGGAATTATTGGTCATTTCGGTCTTGGATTTTACTCGGCGTTTATGGTTGCTGAAAAAGTAGAAATTGTTACGAAATCTTATAAAGATGAGTCTGCGGTTCGTTGGATATGTGATGGAAGTCCGGAATACACTTTGGAGGAAACTACGGACAAAACCGATCGTGGAACTGAAATTATTCTTCATATAGCGGAAGATTCTACGGAGTTTTTAGAAGAATCAAAAATTCGTGAATTGCTTTTGAAATACAATAAATTCATGCCGGTACCAATTAAATTTGGAACGAAAACTGAAACTTTGCATTTAGCAGAAGATGCTGCAGAAGATGCAAAAGCAGAAACGGTAGAAGTTGATAATATCATCAATAATCCAACACCGGCGTGGACAAAAGCTCCAAGTGAACTTTCAGATGCTGATTATAAAGAATTCTATCACGAGTTGTATCCAATGCAATTTGAGGAGCCTTTATTTAATATTCATTTAAATGTTGATTATCCGTTTAATTTAACAGGAATTCTTTATTTCCCGAAATTGACCAACGGTTTAAATATTGAAAAAGATAAAATTCAGTTGTACCAAAATCAGGTTTATGTTACTGATGAGGTGAAAGGAATTGTACCTGATTTCTTAATGTTATTACGCGGTGTAATCGATTCTCCAGATATTCCGTTGAACGTGTCCCGTTCTTATCTTCAAGCTGACGGTGCGGTAAAGAAGATTTCTTCTTACATCACGAAAAAAGTTGCCGACAAAATGGTTTCTTTATTTAATGAAAATCGCGAAGATTACGAGCAAAAATGGAATGACATTAAAATCGTCATCGAATATGGGATGATTTCCGAAGATAAATTCTTTGATAAATCTGACAAGTTTGCGTTGTATCCAACAACTGATGGTAAATATTATTTATGGTCTGAATTGGAAGAAAAGGTAAAGCCGATGCAAACCGATAAAGACGGAAATTTTGTGATTTTGTATGCGACAAATGCAGATGATCAGCATAGTTATATTCAGTCTGCGAAAGACAAAGGTTATGAAGTTCTCCTTTTAGATTCTCCAATTGTTCCGCATGTGATTCAAAAATTAGAACAGTCGAAAGACAAAATTTCTTTCGCAAGAGTTGATGCAGATCATGTAAATAACTTGATTAAAAAAGAAGATGCAGCGATTTCCAAATTGAATGATGAGGAGAAAGAATCTTTGAAGAAAAATATTACAGAAGCAGTGAATGACACTAAATTCACGGTTCAAGTTGAGGATTTAGAAAGTACTGAAGCGCCGTTCATGATCACGCAACCGGAATTTATGCGGAGAATGAAAGACATGCAGGCAACCGGCGGCGGTGGCGGAATGTTTGGAATGAGCGGTTTCCCGGAAATGTACAATTTGGTGGTAAATTCTAACAGTGAGTTGGCTGCAGAAATTTTGAAAAATGAAGATGCGGAAAGTAAGATTACCAAGATCAAGCATGCACTGGATTTGGCGAAACTTTCTCAGAACCTTTTGAAAGGGAAAGACTTGACGGATTTTATTCAAAGAAGTTATCAGCAGTTGAGTAAGTAG